Genomic segment of Tomitella fengzijianii:
CCTTTCTCTCACGGGCAGAAGTTGCGTGCATCACAGAAGGTAGGCACATGTGATGCACGCCGCTATCCGATTCGCGCGACGATGATCCGGAATGCGCGGACCGTCGAGAATGCGGCGCGGGGCTGCCAGGGGACGAGCGCGGGCCGGCGGGGGAATACCGCCGTCAGCCGGCGAGGGTCTGCGACGGCAGCTCGCCGTAGGTGCTCCGGTAGTGCTGCGCGAACCGGCCCAGGTGGAACAGGCCCCACCGGGCCGCGGTGTCGGTGACGGAGGTCGACGACGGCGTTCCGGCCTGCAGCTCCCGGCGCACGCGGTCGAGGCGGATACGGCGCAGCTCCTGCATGGGAGGGACGCCGAGCTCGCGCCGGAAAGCATCCTGCAACGACCGCGCGGACACGCCGGCCGCGGCGGCGAGTTCCTGCAGCCGCCACGGGCGGGCCGCGTCGTCGGCCATGAGGCCGAGGGCGACGCGCACGGCCCTGCTTCCCGCGATCCGATCGGGCGTGTCGGCATCGTCGGGTGCGCTGCTCGCCTGCGCATCGAGCAGGCCGGAGATCAGCGTCCGCGCGAAGTGCGTGGCGGTGTGCTGCGAACCGAGGATGTTGCCGCCGGTATCGGCCTCGTCGACGGCCAGCCGGACCATCCGCAGCCAGGACCGCACGGCGGGCGCCTGCAGGTAGAGCATGGGCTGGAACACCGGCTCCGCGCCGTCGGGGCTCAACGCGGCCACGGCGTCGCTGCGCAGGTACACCAGCAGCTGTTCGCAGTCGGCGGACCAGACCATGTCCACCGGTTCGCTGGGCGAGCCCACCGACGCGTGGTCGGTGTCCGAGGCGACGACGTGGTCGCCCACCCGCACGCGCGCCGCGCCCGCGAGCGGAATCTGGACGAGGTAGAAGTCGTCGAAGGTGCCGGGGTTGA
This window contains:
- a CDS encoding AraC family transcriptional regulator; protein product: MMASAILTRHRLLATTDVDEARERVAGEFCPHVLTPTRRDATLDMLYNSVQFGGDLKLNYLRYGAEVRINPGTFDDFYLVQIPLAGAARVRVGDHVVASDTDHASVGSPSEPVDMVWSADCEQLLVYLRSDAVAALSPDGAEPVFQPMLYLQAPAVRSWLRMVRLAVDEADTGGNILGSQHTATHFARTLISGLLDAQASSAPDDADTPDRIAGSRAVRVALGLMADDAARPWRLQELAAAAGVSARSLQDAFRRELGVPPMQELRRIRLDRVRRELQAGTPSSTSVTDTAARWGLFHLGRFAQHYRSTYGELPSQTLAG